A region from the Desulfomarina profundi genome encodes:
- a CDS encoding DDE-type integrase/transposase/recombinase encodes MNKNSESRLHSWAQLRFSIIGGLLASPPEPGELGRKLKILASRRYQHPCKDGFVTFGASTIERWYYKALNGNDPVGDMERKPRSDLGKKTALSAQMLIELGKQYCSFPHWSYRLHTDNLLALIEEKPELGKPPSYASVRRRMKERGWYKKRSPRNKTKGQYKAEEHLEQMEVRSYEASHVHGLWHLDFHKGKLRVADSNGEWHTPIALCILDDCSRLCCHIQWYYQETAEVLHHGMLQAFMKRGLPRSLMTDNGAAMIARETTNGLLGLSIKHDRTLPYSPYQNGKQESFWGQLEGRLMSMLSRVEPLTLETLNYATQAWSEMEYNRKRHQEINCSPVEKMLAGPDGARPAPEREKMVFSFTVQENRAQRKSDSTLQIKGVRFEVPSRFRHFDRLYVRYQSWNLCHAWLVDERDSTLLAKIYPQDKIKNSDGLRRTLAPLVALPEADIDTDPYPPLLRKLLADYAATGLPPAFIPMEADHE; translated from the coding sequence ATGAACAAGAATAGCGAGTCCCGCCTGCATTCCTGGGCACAACTCCGTTTTTCCATCATAGGAGGACTGCTTGCCAGTCCTCCCGAGCCGGGAGAACTTGGCAGAAAACTTAAAATACTTGCGAGCCGACGGTATCAGCACCCATGCAAAGATGGGTTTGTTACCTTTGGTGCTTCCACCATTGAGCGTTGGTACTACAAAGCGTTGAACGGTAACGATCCTGTGGGAGATATGGAACGAAAACCCCGTTCAGATCTCGGGAAGAAAACAGCTCTTTCTGCGCAGATGCTGATCGAACTCGGGAAACAGTATTGCAGCTTTCCCCATTGGAGTTATCGGCTCCATACCGACAATCTTCTGGCATTAATTGAAGAAAAGCCAGAGCTGGGTAAACCTCCATCTTATGCCAGTGTTCGCCGACGCATGAAAGAAAGAGGGTGGTACAAGAAGCGGTCACCCCGTAACAAAACCAAAGGACAATACAAGGCAGAAGAACATCTTGAACAGATGGAAGTAAGAAGTTACGAGGCGTCCCATGTCCACGGACTTTGGCATCTGGATTTCCATAAGGGCAAACTACGGGTAGCTGATAGTAACGGAGAATGGCATACTCCGATAGCACTCTGCATACTTGATGACTGTTCCCGATTATGTTGCCATATCCAGTGGTATTATCAGGAAACAGCGGAAGTGTTGCATCATGGTATGTTGCAGGCCTTTATGAAACGGGGATTACCCCGCAGTTTAATGACGGATAATGGTGCGGCAATGATCGCCCGCGAAACAACAAATGGCCTACTGGGCTTGAGCATAAAACACGACCGGACATTGCCGTATAGTCCTTATCAAAATGGCAAACAGGAATCCTTCTGGGGACAGTTGGAAGGACGGCTGATGTCCATGCTGTCACGGGTAGAACCCTTGACGCTTGAGACGTTGAATTATGCCACACAGGCCTGGTCGGAGATGGAGTATAACCGAAAACGCCACCAGGAGATCAACTGTTCCCCTGTGGAGAAAATGCTGGCGGGACCAGATGGTGCACGCCCTGCTCCTGAGCGTGAAAAGATGGTTTTTTCTTTTACTGTTCAGGAAAATCGTGCCCAGCGAAAAAGTGACTCTACTTTACAGATCAAAGGTGTTCGATTTGAAGTTCCATCCAGGTTCCGCCACTTTGACCGACTATATGTACGATATCAAAGCTGGAATCTTTGCCACGCCTGGCTGGTAGACGAGAGAGATTCAACTTTGCTTGCGAAAATTTACCCTCAGGACAAGATCAAAAACAGTGACGGATTGCGAAGAACACTGGCTCCTCTTGTGGCCTTGCCTGAAGCTGATATCGACACAGACCCCTATCCACCGCTATTGCGTAAATTACTGGCTGATTATGCAGCCACCGGACTCCCTCCTGCCTTTATTCCAATGGAGGCAGACCATGAATAA
- a CDS encoding transposase, whose amino-acid sequence MSVQQRRKYDPDFKRNAVLLSEEPGKAVTEIADNLGISRDLLYRWRREYRARENYSFSGNGRESLTPQDQKVRDLEKRLRDAEMERDILKKAMAIFSRTPK is encoded by the coding sequence ATGAGTGTTCAACAGAGAAGAAAATACGATCCAGATTTTAAACGCAATGCGGTTCTATTGTCAGAAGAACCTGGGAAGGCAGTAACTGAAATAGCTGACAACCTTGGTATCTCAAGAGATTTGCTTTACCGATGGAGAAGAGAATACAGAGCCAGAGAAAACTATTCTTTTTCAGGGAATGGCAGAGAGTCCCTGACACCTCAGGATCAAAAAGTAAGAGATCTCGAAAAGAGGCTCAGGGATGCCGAGATGGAGCGGGATATATTAAAAAAAGCCATGGCCATCTTCAGCAGGACACCGAAATGA